A genomic window from Oceanobacillus timonensis includes:
- a CDS encoding NRDE family protein: MLHTMCLITFAYQQHPKYKFILLSNRDEFYRRPTLPATFWKDKPDILGGRDLLQSGTWLAVSKQGKFAAVTNFRDPSLPEAKKFSRGELPVHFLLQNNGNEAFLHQLSKNRHNYAGYNLLFGDKDSLYHYNNVYNQGIQIEAGIHGLSNDTLNTPWPKVERSKSGLANYLQSHTDLRTEDLWPLLKDKTQADNHYLPQTGVDKDLEKALSSIFIDTPDYGTRASTILLIDYDHNLTFVEKTYDKEDTLQQYEFSLPSD, from the coding sequence ATGTTACATACTATGTGTTTAATTACTTTTGCTTATCAACAACATCCAAAATATAAATTTATTTTACTGAGCAATCGGGATGAATTTTACCGGAGGCCAACACTCCCAGCCACATTTTGGAAGGACAAACCCGATATACTGGGCGGAAGAGATTTACTGCAGTCCGGAACATGGCTGGCCGTTTCAAAACAGGGAAAATTTGCAGCAGTAACTAATTTCCGTGACCCTTCTCTCCCGGAAGCAAAGAAATTTTCCCGCGGGGAATTACCGGTACATTTTTTGTTACAGAATAATGGCAATGAAGCGTTTTTACATCAGCTTTCAAAAAATCGTCATAACTATGCAGGATATAACCTTCTTTTCGGTGACAAAGATTCCCTGTATCACTATAATAATGTGTATAATCAGGGCATTCAGATAGAAGCTGGAATACATGGATTAAGTAACGACACATTGAACACACCTTGGCCAAAGGTTGAGCGTTCAAAAAGCGGTCTGGCTAATTATCTGCAGTCTCATACAGACCTAAGAACAGAAGATTTATGGCCGCTGTTAAAAGATAAGACACAGGCAGATAATCATTATTTACCACAGACAGGAGTTGATAAGGATTTAGAAAAAGCACTATCTTCTATTTTCATTGACACACCGGATTATGGAACCAGAGCATCGACGATTTTACTTATCGATTATGATCATAATCTGACTTTTGTTGAAAAAACATATGATAAGGAAGATACGTTGCAGCAATATGAATTTTCTCTTCCATCAGATTAA
- the proB gene encoding glutamate 5-kinase, producing the protein MAAKRIVVKIGSSSLTNTHGEIDKEQLEDHVHALALLHERNMEVILVSSGAIAAGFKQLGYSSRPVTQKGKQAAAAVGQGLLIQTYMEKLKAYDITAAQILLTRSDFSDQGRYRNAYATMEELLERRVIPIINENDTIAIDELTFGDNDMLSALVGGFIHADHLVLLTDINGIYDKNPNKHPDAVRYDHLMKLSEELIEQTDATGSKVGTGGMKSKLMAAKMASSVGIPVFIGRGHGKEKLAAILDGQGDGTYIDSERKVHLPANKQWISLHSHLEGRVVIDGGAENALMHHGSSLLSPGITAVEGYFARGDVVEVYGNSGLLGRGQVKCSSEELEAVMKLRESTYIQTVPTIEVIHRDKWVSFATMKGELT; encoded by the coding sequence ATGGCAGCAAAGCGTATTGTCGTAAAAATAGGGAGCAGTTCGTTAACCAATACACACGGAGAAATTGATAAAGAGCAGCTGGAAGATCATGTGCACGCGCTGGCATTATTACATGAGCGTAATATGGAAGTTATCTTGGTTTCCTCCGGAGCAATAGCTGCGGGATTTAAACAATTAGGCTATTCTTCCAGACCAGTTACACAAAAAGGAAAACAAGCAGCTGCGGCAGTTGGACAGGGGCTGCTGATTCAGACCTATATGGAAAAATTAAAAGCATACGATATTACCGCTGCCCAAATTCTTCTTACCAGAAGTGATTTCTCTGACCAGGGAAGATATCGAAATGCGTATGCGACGATGGAAGAATTACTGGAGCGGCGGGTCATTCCGATTATTAATGAAAATGATACCATCGCGATTGACGAGCTCACGTTTGGAGATAATGATATGCTTTCCGCTTTAGTAGGCGGCTTCATTCATGCCGATCATTTAGTGCTGTTAACTGATATTAACGGGATATATGATAAAAATCCAAATAAACATCCTGACGCCGTCCGGTATGATCATTTAATGAAACTCAGTGAAGAATTAATTGAACAGACAGATGCAACAGGCTCCAAGGTAGGTACAGGCGGAATGAAATCCAAACTGATGGCTGCTAAGATGGCATCTTCTGTCGGAATTCCGGTATTTATCGGACGCGGTCACGGGAAAGAGAAGCTGGCTGCTATTTTAGACGGTCAAGGAGATGGCACCTATATTGATAGCGAAAGAAAAGTGCATCTGCCCGCGAATAAGCAGTGGATTTCGCTGCATTCGCATTTAGAAGGGCGTGTCGTTATTGACGGAGGAGCAGAAAATGCATTAATGCATCACGGCAGCAGTTTACTTTCTCCAGGCATTACCGCAGTAGAAGGTTATTTTGCCCGAGGGGATGTTGTGGAAGTCTACGGAAATTCCGGATTATTAGGGAGAGGACAAGTAAAATGTTCCTCTGAAGAATTAGAAGCTGTTATGAAATTACGTGAATCTACGTACATCCAGACAGTACCAACGATTGAAGTGATCCACCGTGACAAATGGGTATCATTTGCGACAATGAAAGGAGAATTAACATGA
- a CDS encoding glutamate-5-semialdehyde dehydrogenase — protein MSEVIEKGKLAKKASYQIGTCTTKEKNEALAKISEGLRENQKAILAANQLDIQAGKEKGLSASILDRVELTKERITDIADAILQVIDLTDPIGEVLETIEKDNGLVINNTRVPIGVVGMIYEARPNVTVDAAALAVKTGNAIILRGSSSAIHSNLAIVKVIHKALADSAVIPDAIQLIEDTSRETASELFRLNDYLDVLIPRGGKTLIDTVVRESRVPVIETGAGNCHVYIDDSANLEMAKAITLNAKLQRPSVCNAIESLLVQSDWFDKYGEDIIAALVEKGVTVHGDAQVVEKVPFVQEATNADWGTEYLGLEISVKIVADVYEAIDHINTYGTKHSEAIITETADHAAIFKQKVDATTVYHNASTRFTDGFEFGFGAEIGISTQKLHARGPMGLKALTSNKFIVSGDGQIRE, from the coding sequence ATGAGTGAAGTCATTGAAAAAGGGAAACTTGCCAAGAAAGCCAGCTATCAAATCGGAACATGCACAACAAAAGAAAAGAATGAAGCATTAGCAAAAATTTCTGAAGGGTTAAGGGAAAATCAGAAAGCGATTCTTGCTGCCAATCAACTGGATATTCAGGCCGGCAAAGAAAAAGGGCTGTCTGCGTCTATTCTTGACCGGGTGGAATTAACGAAAGAACGGATTACAGATATTGCGGATGCTATTTTACAAGTGATTGATTTAACAGATCCAATTGGCGAAGTACTGGAAACCATTGAGAAGGATAACGGGCTCGTGATTAATAATACCCGGGTTCCCATCGGCGTTGTCGGTATGATTTATGAAGCAAGACCCAATGTCACCGTTGATGCAGCAGCACTTGCGGTGAAAACAGGGAATGCTATTATCTTGCGCGGCAGCTCCTCTGCGATTCATTCTAATTTAGCGATTGTCAAAGTCATTCATAAAGCGTTGGCAGATAGTGCCGTTATTCCGGATGCGATTCAGTTAATTGAAGATACGAGCAGGGAAACGGCAAGTGAATTATTCCGATTAAATGACTATTTGGATGTGCTTATTCCGCGTGGAGGAAAGACGCTTATTGATACTGTCGTCAGAGAATCACGTGTACCGGTAATTGAAACGGGCGCCGGTAATTGTCACGTTTATATCGATGACTCCGCAAATCTGGAAATGGCAAAAGCAATTACCTTAAATGCCAAACTGCAGCGTCCATCTGTTTGTAATGCGATTGAGTCGCTGTTGGTTCAGTCCGATTGGTTTGACAAATATGGAGAGGATATCATTGCTGCTTTAGTTGAAAAAGGTGTTACAGTCCATGGCGATGCCCAAGTAGTAGAAAAAGTGCCTTTTGTGCAAGAAGCAACTAACGCCGATTGGGGAACAGAGTATCTTGGCCTGGAAATCAGTGTGAAAATTGTTGCAGATGTTTATGAAGCAATCGACCATATTAATACGTATGGTACCAAACATTCGGAAGCCATTATTACCGAAACAGCTGATCATGCTGCAATTTTTAAGCAAAAAGTGGATGCAACAACTGTATACCATAATGCATCAACCCGCTTTACCGATGGCTTTGAGTTTGGTTTTGGAGCGGAAATCGGCATCAGCACACAAAAACTGCATGCAAGAGGTCCAATGGGCTTAAAAGCATTAACATCGAATAAATTTATTGTTTCCGGTGATGGACAGATACGAGAATAA
- a CDS encoding MBL fold metallo-hydrolase — MLEQMTDDIYRLVVRFKGAMGEVNSYLIQGDNGYTVIDTGIHAPETKAFWERVLSHYKIEKLVLTHTHEDHIGLARWFQEIYEIPVYVSRRGYEEMRKGRDAKARKNRIKRLIKKHGAPPIPIKIKDESPIFKFEPDGFFDDNDEIMLGNRLYQTIWTPGHAPDHYCFYQPETEVMIIGDHVLNHLSPVIGLWMGEEYNPLKDYLKALDGLKDYQVRLALPGHGDRIENLDERITDISRRHQKRLEQLLELMAEDEMTAFKLTTKAYGPMKNTAFASQFMATLTRLIYLEEQSKVKVQTKKGKNYYGLPATDLQAIRS; from the coding sequence ATGTTAGAGCAAATGACAGATGATATTTACCGTCTCGTTGTCCGTTTCAAGGGAGCGATGGGAGAGGTGAACAGTTATCTTATTCAAGGAGATAACGGCTATACCGTTATTGATACAGGTATTCATGCACCTGAAACGAAAGCATTTTGGGAACGTGTATTGAGTCATTATAAAATAGAAAAGCTTGTGCTGACGCATACGCATGAGGATCATATCGGCTTAGCGCGGTGGTTTCAAGAAATATATGAAATTCCTGTGTATGTATCCCGGCGCGGCTATGAAGAAATGCGTAAAGGAAGAGATGCAAAAGCACGAAAAAATCGGATAAAACGTTTAATAAAAAAACACGGAGCGCCGCCAATTCCTATAAAAATAAAAGATGAATCTCCTATCTTTAAATTTGAACCGGACGGTTTTTTTGATGACAATGATGAAATAATGCTTGGTAACCGGTTGTACCAGACAATATGGACACCTGGCCACGCACCGGATCATTACTGTTTCTACCAGCCGGAAACAGAAGTGATGATTATCGGCGATCATGTGTTAAACCATCTTTCCCCGGTAATTGGGCTGTGGATGGGAGAAGAATATAATCCGCTAAAAGATTATTTGAAGGCATTGGATGGATTGAAAGACTATCAGGTTCGGCTGGCATTGCCTGGTCATGGTGATCGGATTGAAAATCTGGATGAACGGATAACCGATATATCCCGTCGTCACCAAAAACGGCTGGAGCAATTACTGGAATTGATGGCAGAAGATGAAATGACTGCTTTTAAATTAACGACAAAAGCATATGGACCAATGAAAAACACGGCTTTTGCAAGTCAGTTTATGGCTACCCTGACAAGATTGATTTATTTGGAAGAACAGTCAAAAGTGAAAGTGCAGACCAAAAAAGGGAAGAACTATTACGGACTTCCTGCAACAGATTTACAAGCTATTAGGAGCTGA
- a CDS encoding 3'-5' exonuclease yields the protein MKFAAIDFETANEKRNSACSIGVVRFDEKEIFDEYYSLINPMSDFRHMNIRIHGIKEEDVQDAPTFEGLWPTLHEKLEGHVIVAHNASFDMSVLRQSLLKYNLGHPDFASLCTVKISQRVWPYLENHRLHTVANYHHIPLIHHHALEDAKASALILMKALEAQQDGETEHFLERWLAPKRNKNKTNFKTKSGRGPTKLYL from the coding sequence ATGAAGTTTGCAGCAATCGATTTTGAGACAGCCAATGAAAAAAGAAACAGTGCCTGTTCAATCGGCGTCGTCCGTTTTGATGAAAAGGAAATTTTTGATGAATATTATTCACTGATTAACCCGATGAGCGATTTCCGTCATATGAATATTCGTATTCATGGTATCAAAGAGGAAGATGTGCAAGATGCACCGACTTTTGAAGGCCTGTGGCCGACGTTGCATGAAAAACTGGAAGGACATGTGATTGTGGCGCATAATGCCAGCTTTGACATGAGTGTACTGCGACAGTCTTTATTAAAATATAATTTGGGGCACCCGGATTTTGCCTCCTTATGCACCGTGAAAATTTCACAGCGTGTGTGGCCGTATCTGGAAAATCACCGTCTGCATACTGTCGCCAATTATCATCATATTCCATTAATTCACCATCATGCATTAGAAGATGCAAAGGCATCGGCTCTTATATTGATGAAAGCATTGGAAGCTCAGCAGGACGGCGAAACGGAGCACTTTTTAGAAAGATGGCTCGCTCCCAAAAGAAATAAAAATAAAACCAACTTTAAAACGAAGTCAGGCAGGGGTCCAACGAAGCTTTATTTATGA
- a CDS encoding SDR family NAD(P)-dependent oxidoreductase encodes MASRFDEKTVIVTGAASGIGEATAKKFAEQGAKVVLSDMSEKGKALSDKLNQQGLETTFIEADVSNEEDVKNLVSETVAKYGQLDVLFANAGIGTGTPIHELSFEEWQKVIDVNLSGVFLTNKYAIEQMLKQENGGAIVNNDSIHGFVGKAGVGAYAAAKGGVKLLTQTATAEYAAKGIRVNNVNPGYIDTPLLKDAPDEMRQDLVSLHPIGRLGKPDEVANAVLFLASDEASFITGSSLLVDGGYTSV; translated from the coding sequence ATGGCAAGTCGATTTGATGAAAAAACAGTTATTGTTACAGGAGCAGCAAGCGGTATCGGAGAAGCTACTGCCAAAAAATTTGCTGAACAGGGGGCAAAGGTAGTGCTCTCTGATATGTCCGAAAAAGGAAAAGCGTTGTCAGATAAACTCAACCAACAAGGCCTGGAAACGACTTTTATTGAAGCAGATGTATCCAATGAAGAAGACGTAAAAAATTTGGTGAGTGAAACTGTTGCGAAGTATGGTCAATTGGATGTATTATTTGCGAACGCGGGAATTGGAACTGGTACCCCAATACATGAATTGTCATTTGAAGAATGGCAGAAGGTGATTGATGTTAATCTGTCAGGCGTATTTTTAACCAATAAATATGCCATCGAGCAAATGTTAAAACAGGAAAATGGCGGCGCAATCGTGAATAATGATTCGATTCATGGTTTTGTCGGGAAAGCTGGTGTTGGTGCTTATGCTGCGGCAAAAGGCGGTGTGAAGCTGCTGACTCAAACAGCTACGGCAGAATATGCAGCAAAAGGCATTCGAGTCAATAATGTGAACCCTGGTTACATTGATACTCCGTTATTAAAAGACGCACCAGATGAAATGAGACAAGACCTTGTAAGCCTTCACCCAATCGGCAGACTAGGAAAACCGGATGAAGTTGCCAACGCTGTGCTGTTTTTAGCTAGTGATGAAGCTTCTTTCATTACAGGATCAAGCTTGCTGGTCGACGGCGGATATACAAGTGTATAA
- a CDS encoding VOC family protein encodes MTFQLEKLDHIQLSAPKGSEEIAKKFYRDILGFAEEEKPESLKPNGGVWFSKGDIALHIGIEEPFSPMKKAHPAFEVSEINALQTYLENAGISTKWDSKLSNAQRFYVKDPFGNRLEFLEWKDK; translated from the coding sequence ATGACATTTCAATTAGAAAAATTAGATCATATCCAGCTGTCTGCGCCAAAGGGTTCGGAGGAAATAGCGAAAAAGTTCTACCGAGATATTTTAGGTTTTGCAGAAGAAGAAAAACCGGAGTCGCTAAAGCCAAATGGAGGAGTCTGGTTTAGCAAGGGAGACATCGCGCTTCATATTGGAATCGAGGAGCCGTTTTCTCCTATGAAAAAAGCACATCCGGCTTTTGAAGTATCAGAAATCAACGCTTTGCAGACTTATTTAGAAAACGCGGGTATTTCGACAAAATGGGACAGTAAACTTTCGAATGCACAAAGGTTCTATGTCAAGGATCCTTTTGGGAACAGATTAGAATTTCTGGAATGGAAGGATAAATAA
- a CDS encoding xanthine phosphoribosyltransferase, translated as MDLLKEKIVAEGKVLSDTVLKVDAFLNHQIDPVFMQEIGKEFANRFRDKKITKILTLESSGIAPATMAGLELGVPVIFARKRQSLTLTDNLLTAEVYSFTKQTTSKISISHDFIKEEDNVLVIDDFLANGQAALGLMDIAEQAKATVAGIGIVIEKGFQKGGQALRDKGVKVESLAIIDSLENKQVAFKEEARQQ; from the coding sequence ATGGATTTACTGAAAGAAAAAATTGTAGCAGAGGGAAAAGTATTATCAGATACAGTATTAAAGGTGGATGCCTTTTTAAATCATCAAATTGACCCTGTATTCATGCAGGAAATCGGAAAAGAATTCGCAAATCGATTCCGTGATAAAAAAATAACTAAAATTCTTACACTGGAATCATCCGGTATTGCACCTGCAACGATGGCAGGACTCGAACTCGGTGTCCCGGTCATTTTTGCAAGAAAACGGCAATCATTAACATTAACAGATAATCTGTTAACAGCAGAGGTTTACTCCTTTACAAAACAGACAACAAGCAAGATTTCTATTTCTCATGATTTTATTAAAGAAGAGGATAATGTGCTGGTTATTGATGATTTTCTGGCAAATGGGCAGGCAGCTCTTGGATTAATGGATATCGCTGAACAGGCAAAAGCGACAGTTGCCGGTATCGGTATCGTTATTGAAAAAGGATTTCAAAAAGGTGGACAAGCACTTCGGGATAAAGGGGTAAAGGTAGAATCATTAGCAATTATTGACTCTTTAGAAAACAAACAGGTGGCTTTTAAAGAGGAGGCCCGCCAACAATGA
- a CDS encoding nucleobase:cation symporter-2 family protein, translating into MKMAALGFQHLLAMYAGAILVPLIVGDALGLNSEQLTYLVAIDILMCGVATLLQVLNSKFIGIGLPVVLGCTFTAVAPMIAIGGQYGITAIYGAIMVSGLFVFIVSGFFGKLVRFFPPVVTGSVVTIIGITLIPVAINNLGGGEGAADFGSTSNIALGFGTLLFIILMYRFTTGFLKSIAILIGLGAGTIAAALMGNVDFSAVADASYFHMVHPFYFGTPTFEWSAIITMILVAMVSLVESTGVYFALGDITDKDLKEKDLSRGYRAEGLAIFLGGIFNAFQYTAFSQNVGLMQMTGVKKRSVIVITGSMLVVLGFVPKIAAITTIIPTSVLGGAMLAMFGMVVAQGIKMLGTVISDSPENSMIIACSIGMGLGVTVVPDLFAVLPNSLQILTSNGIVAGSVTAIVLNIIFNMTPRRKKEKQTARTGELAKEAL; encoded by the coding sequence ATGAAAATGGCAGCATTGGGTTTTCAACACCTGTTAGCGATGTATGCCGGAGCGATTTTAGTACCGCTTATTGTCGGGGATGCTCTAGGGCTGAATTCGGAACAATTAACGTACTTGGTAGCCATCGATATTCTCATGTGTGGTGTGGCTACGCTGTTGCAGGTATTGAATAGTAAATTTATCGGTATCGGGCTGCCAGTTGTTTTAGGATGTACCTTTACCGCTGTTGCACCGATGATTGCTATCGGCGGACAGTACGGTATCACGGCCATTTATGGTGCGATTATGGTATCCGGATTATTTGTTTTCATCGTCAGTGGTTTTTTTGGGAAACTGGTTCGTTTTTTCCCGCCAGTTGTCACAGGATCGGTTGTAACAATTATCGGGATTACGTTAATTCCTGTAGCGATTAATAATTTAGGCGGCGGAGAAGGAGCTGCTGACTTCGGCTCTACTTCAAATATTGCCCTTGGTTTTGGAACATTATTGTTTATTATTTTAATGTATCGATTTACCACAGGATTTTTAAAATCCATCGCTATATTAATAGGTTTAGGTGCTGGAACGATTGCTGCTGCTTTGATGGGAAATGTTGATTTTTCCGCTGTTGCCGATGCTTCCTATTTCCATATGGTTCATCCATTTTATTTCGGAACACCGACTTTTGAATGGTCCGCTATTATTACAATGATTTTAGTGGCAATGGTGTCTTTAGTCGAATCAACAGGCGTTTATTTTGCTTTAGGAGATATTACTGATAAGGACTTAAAGGAAAAAGATTTATCCAGAGGATACCGGGCAGAAGGGTTAGCGATTTTTCTTGGAGGAATCTTTAATGCATTTCAATACACTGCCTTTTCTCAAAATGTCGGATTGATGCAAATGACGGGCGTGAAAAAACGCAGTGTTATTGTTATTACCGGGAGCATGCTCGTTGTATTAGGATTTGTTCCTAAAATTGCTGCTATAACAACCATTATTCCAACCTCTGTACTGGGTGGAGCGATGTTAGCTATGTTTGGTATGGTAGTTGCCCAAGGTATCAAAATGCTTGGTACGGTTATATCAGACTCTCCGGAGAACTCGATGATTATTGCTTGTTCCATTGGGATGGGGCTAGGTGTTACGGTTGTTCCGGATCTATTTGCCGTACTTCCGAATTCGCTGCAAATTTTAACCAGTAATGGTATTGTAGCAGGAAGTGTTACGGCGATTGTGTTAAATATTATATTTAATATGACCCCAAGACGTAAAAAGGAAAAACAAACTGCTCGAACAGGTGAACTGGCAAAAGAAGCATTATAA
- a CDS encoding maltose acetyltransferase domain-containing protein, giving the protein MLSEKERMQAGEIYNPEDSGLVKDRLHVRKMMRYYNGLTEDDTVRRTNCLKEIFGSTGETLFIEPDFHCDYGYNIHVGEHFYANFNCVMLDICPIRIGDNCMLAPGVHIYTATHPIHPAERNSGKEYGKPVTIGNNVWVGGGAIINPGVTIGDNAVIASGSVVTKNVPANVIYGGNPATFIKTVEL; this is encoded by the coding sequence ATGTTATCAGAGAAAGAGAGAATGCAGGCAGGAGAAATATATAACCCGGAAGATAGCGGATTAGTTAAGGATCGGCTGCACGTCCGGAAAATGATGCGTTATTATAATGGGCTGACAGAGGACGATACAGTGAGACGTACCAACTGTCTAAAAGAAATATTTGGTTCCACAGGAGAAACGCTGTTTATTGAACCTGATTTTCATTGTGACTATGGTTATAATATCCATGTTGGAGAGCATTTTTATGCAAATTTTAATTGTGTGATGTTAGATATTTGTCCAATACGAATTGGCGATAATTGTATGCTGGCGCCAGGGGTACATATTTATACAGCAACCCATCCGATCCATCCAGCAGAACGTAATTCCGGAAAAGAGTATGGGAAACCGGTAACGATTGGTAATAATGTCTGGGTTGGCGGTGGAGCTATTATCAATCCCGGTGTAACGATTGGAGATAATGCAGTTATTGCTTCAGGCTCTGTGGTGACGAAGAATGTACCTGCAAATGTCATTTACGGAGGGAATCCGGCTACATTTATTAAAACAGTCGAACTATAG
- a CDS encoding DNA-deoxyinosine glycosylase, whose amino-acid sequence MDKLQSFAPVIGAHPRVLIVGSMPSKKSLEEQEYYGNPRNHFWPIMYRILNEKAAATYSEKIDLIKKHQLALWDTIGYCFRKGSLDMHIEEEEPNDIAGLLKEYPSIRLIACNGTKAYHSFKKYISPMLEQEIDVLKLPSTSPIPGKYNKSFEEKIEAWDVITNDLDEPKS is encoded by the coding sequence ATGGATAAACTGCAATCATTTGCGCCGGTTATTGGTGCACATCCTAGAGTGCTTATTGTCGGTTCTATGCCAAGTAAAAAATCATTAGAAGAACAAGAATACTATGGAAACCCCCGCAACCATTTCTGGCCAATAATGTACCGTATTCTGAATGAAAAAGCAGCTGCAACCTACTCGGAAAAAATAGATTTGATCAAGAAACATCAGCTGGCATTATGGGATACAATCGGATATTGTTTCCGGAAGGGGAGTCTTGATATGCATATTGAAGAGGAAGAACCGAATGATATTGCCGGGCTTTTAAAAGAATACCCATCTATTCGATTGATTGCATGTAATGGAACAAAGGCATATCACAGTTTTAAGAAGTATATCTCTCCCATGCTGGAACAGGAAATAGATGTTCTTAAGCTTCCTTCTACCAGCCCGATTCCTGGAAAATATAATAAATCATTTGAAGAAAAGATAGAAGCTTGGGACGTGATTACCAACGATTTAGATGAACCAAAGTCTTAA
- a CDS encoding sensor histidine kinase, producing MKQFWLQFILFAMLWIGLLLFNSTFIPYHFFLFAVSLACFFLLSFRKKRIYLFLGNVIIVLCAGFFFAENILFSIGLIWFLLLLAASQLHTLAYYLLSVVAILASMLFSFIPFTSYELLLGSGFIVIVSFLLHKQWMNDQYYKQLYDELSHSYRQLKRLQVNAEENARMEERTRIARDMHDSVGHHLTALMMQMEMLSIQHPDLELKQMKELANKSLQETRDAVQALKVEESEGIATVVHLIRKLESESHLQVHFTMKNGVLSVPISNVKSVILYRVIQEGITNAMRHANSREVFVTLSKSADDAIRFEISNKIHEVKAFKPGFGLSNMRSRVEELEGKLETHQLPDKFVLSGRIPG from the coding sequence ATGAAACAATTTTGGTTACAATTTATACTTTTCGCTATGTTATGGATTGGATTACTCTTATTTAATAGTACGTTTATCCCTTATCATTTCTTTTTGTTTGCAGTAAGCCTGGCATGTTTCTTTTTATTATCATTCCGCAAGAAACGGATCTACCTGTTTTTGGGAAATGTAATCATTGTTTTATGCGCTGGATTCTTTTTCGCAGAGAACATTTTATTTTCTATCGGCTTAATATGGTTTTTGCTATTATTAGCGGCCAGCCAATTACATACATTGGCATACTATTTACTATCTGTTGTTGCCATACTGGCCAGTATGCTTTTTTCTTTCATTCCGTTCACTTCCTACGAACTGCTTCTTGGGAGCGGATTTATTGTAATAGTTAGTTTCCTCCTCCATAAACAATGGATGAATGACCAGTATTATAAGCAATTATATGATGAATTAAGTCATTCCTACCGTCAATTGAAACGGTTGCAAGTGAATGCGGAAGAAAATGCAAGGATGGAGGAAAGAACGCGCATTGCCAGAGATATGCATGACTCTGTTGGGCATCATTTAACGGCTTTAATGATGCAAATGGAAATGTTATCAATTCAGCATCCAGATTTGGAGTTGAAACAGATGAAGGAATTAGCTAACAAAAGCCTGCAGGAAACAAGAGATGCTGTCCAAGCATTAAAAGTAGAGGAATCGGAAGGAATTGCTACTGTCGTTCATCTGATTCGAAAATTGGAAAGTGAGAGTCATTTACAAGTTCATTTTACAATGAAGAATGGTGTTTTATCCGTACCGATATCTAATGTCAAAAGTGTGATTCTTTATCGGGTTATCCAGGAAGGGATTACGAATGCGATGCGACACGCCAATAGTCGCGAAGTATTTGTAACATTAAGCAAATCTGCAGATGATGCGATTCGATTTGAAATTAGTAATAAGATACATGAAGTGAAAGCTTTTAAACCGGGATTTGGACTCTCCAATATGCGGAGCCGTGTAGAGGAATTAGAGGGGAAACTGGAAACGCATCAATTACCTGATAAATTTGTTTTATCAGGCAGAATTCCAGGCTGA
- a CDS encoding response regulator transcription factor yields the protein MFHVMLVEDQEMVRQGLRMILEQDDKIRISCEASNGIEAMEQMSAHRVDLIFMDIRMPDMNGIEATRKIKAQWPNIPILILTTFNDDAYALEALNEGASGFLLKTSDGKKLIEAVYSVMKGGLVLHDEVTAKVMPKLLKQSKKTSAQSEIDLTERERAITKRVGQGKTNKEIATELYLSIGTVKNHISVILQKTDLRDRTQLAIYAVTHDIT from the coding sequence ATGTTCCACGTTATGCTTGTGGAGGACCAGGAAATGGTGAGGCAAGGACTGCGTATGATTCTCGAGCAGGACGACAAGATTCGGATAAGTTGTGAAGCAAGTAACGGCATCGAGGCGATGGAGCAAATGTCTGCACATCGTGTTGATCTTATATTTATGGATATTCGTATGCCGGATATGAATGGCATCGAGGCAACAAGAAAAATAAAAGCGCAGTGGCCGAATATCCCGATACTTATTTTAACGACCTTTAATGACGATGCATACGCGCTTGAGGCATTGAATGAAGGAGCAAGCGGTTTTTTGTTGAAAACTTCTGACGGGAAAAAGCTTATCGAAGCCGTTTACAGTGTAATGAAGGGCGGACTGGTATTGCATGATGAGGTAACTGCGAAGGTGATGCCGAAATTGTTAAAGCAATCTAAGAAAACGAGTGCTCAATCAGAAATTGACCTTACCGAAAGAGAAAGGGCAATTACCAAACGAGTTGGACAGGGGAAAACCAATAAAGAAATCGCCACAGAGCTGTATCTATCTATCGGGACAGTTAAAAACCATATTTCTGTTATTTTGCAAAAGACAGATTTACGAGATCGGACGCAGCTTGCGATATATGCAGTGACGCATGATATAACGTAA